GAGAAGATTGGCATCAGTTTGGACAAGGTTGAAGTTTTAACTCAATGGGGAATTACTGGAATACGATTAGATGATAGATTTTCTAACGAAGTCATTGCAAAATTGACTCACAAAATTCATTTAGGGATAAATGCTTCAACTATTGAAGAAAATGATATCAAGGAAATTATTGCCAACGGAGCAGATAAAGAGTATATCGCTGCTTGGCAAAATTACTATCCTCGTCCTTATACCGGACTCGGAGAGGATTACTTTATGCAAAAAAACTAGCTGTTTCATCAGTATGGTTTAACGGTGCAAGCCTTCGTTCCTGGAAATCAACCTTATCATGGACCGGTATACCAGGGTTTACCTACCCTTGAGAGGTTAAGAGGGAAGAAACCTTTTGTGGTTAGTTTAACTATGCTTAAACAATATAATGTTGACCAGGTTTATCTAAGCGATCCTTATTTATCAAAGCAAAATTTAGAACAATTTTCCTATTATATAAAAGATGGAATTATTCTCTTACAAGGCTCTTATGATGATAATTATAAAAGCGCTAAGGACCCCTACTTTCAAGAGGTTTAGATGTGTCGTCCAGATGTTAGTGAATACGTAGTCAGGAGTCAATGTGCTAGAGGAAAAATTACAGATTCTATTGAACCTTCCAATCAAACCTTTCGAAACAAGGGGAGCATCACGGTCGATAACAACTTAGCTGGTAGGTATGAAGGGGAATTTGAAATTATCAAGAAAGATCTACCTAGTACCCCTTCGTGCCCCTTCAGTCAATGTGATCGGATTGATTACTTCGGAAGATACTCCCCTAATCCAATTTATCGGCAGTAAGCAAAAGTATTTAATCCAATGGAGATGATTTCATGTCTAAGGAAGATTTAGCAAAATTAACTACAGAAACAAGAATAAGTCTACTTTTAGTCTTGATAAGTTATCTGTGTTAGAAGTATTAAAAACTATGAACACGAAAAATGATAATGTTCAGAGCGCCATAAGCAGGGTCTTGCCCAAGATTGAAGCAGCTATTCAAATGATTGTTGATTCCTTTAATCATGATGGACGCTTAATCTATATGGGCGCTGGGACGAGTGAACGGCTTGGGGTTTTAGATGCGGCAGAATGTGTCCCTACCTTTGGAACCTCTCCTGATATGGTGGCTGGTCTCATTGCTGGGGGCGAACGAGTAATGACAAAAGGCGTTGAAGGAGCCGAAGATGATGAAAAGTTAGGAAAAAATGATTTAAAAGATATTAAGCTAAGTCCGCTAGACACTGTAGTAGGGATCAGTGCCAGTGGAAGAACGCCCTATGTTATGGGCGGTTTAAAATATGCCAATCAGCTTGGCGCTAAGACGATTGCGCTCTCTTGCAATGATGAATCAGTAATTTCTGCACTAGCTAAAATAAGTATTGAAGTAATCGTTGGACCAGAAATATTAACTGGATCTACTCGACTCAAAGCAGGAACAGCACAGAAATTGGTTTTGAATATGTTATCAACGGTTTCAATGATCCAAATTGGTAAGGTTTACCAGAATTTAATGATCGATATTAATGTCACCAATGAAAAATTAGAAGATCGGGCGACAAGAATTATCAGTAATATTACTGAAGCTTCTTATGAGCAAGCACATGAGGCATTAGTAGCTAGTCATTTTAATGTGAAGAATGCGGTCGTGATGTTAGCTGAAAAAGTTTCTTTTGAAGAATCTCAAAATTTACTCCAAAAAGCAGATGGTTTTATATACAAAATTATTGAAGGCGAGGCTAGGGAAAAATGAGTAAAGAAGAACGCTTAGCAAAGAATATTTTTGAATATATTGGTGGAAAGCAAAATACAAATAAAATCTATAATTGCATGACACGGATTCGGATTGATATTAAGGATTTTCAAGCAGTGAACCTATCAGCCCTAGAAGAAGAGGAGGGCATCTTAGGAATAGTTAAGGACGACAATACGCTTCAAATTGTTGTTGGCCCCGGTATCTCACAAAAAGTAGCTGATGAAATGAACGAATTAAGTGGAATTTCACATACGGAAAGGATTGATGAAAATTTAGATCCTCATTTGACTAGTAATCGCTCTCATTCAGAAGAAATTGCTAATCAAAATAAGAAAAAAATAAACCTTCGTATTTTAAATCTTTTACTAGTACCATAGCGAGTGTCTTTGTTCCGCTAATTCCTGCTTTTGTAGGTGCCGGTATTATTGGGGGGATTGCCTCGGTATTTCAAAATCTCATAACTGCCGGTAATTTAGATGCGGCGACTTGGGGTAGTGCTGTAACCATACTAAATATTATTAAAAATGGCCTCTTTGCCTATCTCAATATTTATGTGGGGATTAATGCAGCCAAAGTATTTGGGGCTACTGAAGGTTTAGGGGGAATTGTTGCTGGAATCATTTATCTAACAGGAATGACGCCAGAAAATCCCTTAAAGAATATATTTACCGGTCAAACCCTAGCTCCAGGACAAGGGGGGATTATTGGGGTACTTTTAGCTGTATTCCTACTATCAATCGTTGAAAAGCAATTGCGGAAGTTTGTTCCAGATTCCCTAGATATTATTGTTACGCCAACGCTTTCCCTATTAACAGTAGGCTTAATGACGATCTTTTTAATTATGCCAATCGCTGGTTGGGTTTCAGCTGGCTTAGTGGGTGTGGTGAATTGGGTACTCAATGTTGGAGGAGCCTTTAGTGGCTTTATTCTCGGGGCCATCTTCTTACCTTTAGTGATGTTTGGACTACACCAAATACTCACACCAATCCATATTGAAATGATCAATGCACCTGGATCCACACAGCTCTTGCCAGTATTAGCGATGGCAGGTGCAGGTCAAGTTGGAGCTGCTTTAGCGCTATGGCTTAAATGTCGTCGTAATGGTCGATTAGTCAATATTATTAAAGGGAGCCTACCTGTCGGGATTTTAGGTATTGGTGAACCCTTGATTTATGCCGTCACCTTACCGTTAGGTCGTCCTTTTATCACTGCATGTATTGGTGATGGTATCGGAGGTGCTGTTGTTGGAAGAATAGGCAGTGTTGGTGCGACAGCAATTGGTCCTAGTGGTGTCGCATTGATCCCATTAATTGCTGATGGAAAATGGATGGCTTATGCTTTAGGCTTGCTCGCTGCTTATGCTGGAGGCTTCGTGGCGACTTACTTTTTTGGTGTGCCGAAAGAGGCACAGAATGCTGATTCATTTAGTAAAAACGCTAAGATAACGGGTAGATAGTCATGTCCAATTATTTTTATTAGGTATTGAAGAAAAATTGACTAAGCTGTCGGGGTCTGAAGCTCAGGTTGGGAGATATATTATTGAACATGCTGATGACGTCATTCAAATGAATGTCAAAGAACTCGCCAGAGAGTCTGGTCCCAGTATCTCTACTGTGGTACGCTTTTGTCAGTCTATTGGGACTGAAGGGCTATTCGCAGTTAAAAATAAAACTGTCTTCAGAGAGTCAATTAGTTGTTGAAGAGGGACTAACGGATATTAAACCTGGGGAAAATTTAGAAAATATCATGACAATGTTATTGAAAGAGTCTTATTATAATTTTAGAGAAACCAGTCAATTAATTAATGAAGATGCTTTAGATCAAATTATTCATCTGATGATTAATGCACCGATTATTTATTGCTATGGTTTGGGTGCTTCACATCTTGTCGGTGAAGATTTAGTGCAGAAATTTGCTCGAGTAGGAAAAACAATATTAAATTATGAGGATTCCCATCAATTGGCTTCAGCCATGGGAACGGCCTTTAAGGATTCTCTTTTTCTACTCATTTCCTATTCTGGTCAAACCCACGAAGTGATTGAATTAGCTAATCTGGCTCATGAATTAAATATCAAAGTCATTGTAATGACATCAAGCTCAGGGAATAACTTACAAAAACAAGCAGATTACCAGCTCTTAGTCGCTCAATATCGTGAAGCGTCTCTGCGTGCTGGAGCAATGATCTCCTTACTGAATCATCTATTCTTAAATGATATCTTATTTCTATATTTCCTATCGACTACGTATAAAAAACTCTTACTAGTTTAGAAACCAGTCGTCATGGAGTAGAGGAGCTAGTGAATATACGTCGTCAAAAGTGATTAAATATTTTTTATATATAATACATTTAAATAAAAAGCTATGAATATGATATTTACGTCTCTAGGGGTATGAGGGTAGATAATGACATAGCTTTTTTGTGTTTTAGAGGTTAAGAAATTATTTCATTCAATGGTGTTTTATTTTATTATAATATATAGTTTTGCTGATAAAGATTAACCCAGCCAGGTGATTCATATGCTCTCTCTAAGAAAAACTTTTCATAAACATAAGCTGCTGCTTCGACTCCTATACATGACCTTTACTTTAGTGATTGTTACCTTATTAATCATGTTTTTTATCTTAACTCGGTCCAGTAAGCAGACCATTGTCGATTCTCAAGCGGACATGTTGTTAAAAGTGGGCCATGAAATTGCGGACGATCCCTTTATCCAGTCCTCTGCTGAAGATACGCATTTTTCCCAGCAGATTATCGACTATGCCTCTGCTGAAGAAGCTCGCTTTGGCTTGGATTATGTGGTGATAATGACTAAGGATAGTACCCGACTAACCCACCCCAACCGTCATTTAATTGGAAGTCCCTTCCAGGGAGAACAAGACCAGTATGATGCCCTCAATGGTAAATCCTATACCCGGACAGGGCAAGGCCCTATGGGGCGGTCGATGCGTGCCTTTGTCCCTATCCTCAATCAAGAGAATCAAGTGGTAGGCGCAGTAGCTTTAGGGATCATGTTGCCCAAGTTAAATCTCTTATTCGATCAGGCTAGACACACAGTGATCAGTTCTATCTTGGTCGCCTTTCTTGTGGCAGGGATAATGGCCATTTGGTTGGCTTATTCCTTAAAGAACCGCATGTTGGGAATGGAACCTGAAGAAATTGCCCAGGTAGTGGAAGAGCGCAATGCCATGTTTAATTATACCGATATGGCTATCCTAATCACTGATCCAAAAGGGAAAATCCGTTTTGAGAATAATAGTGCAATCACCTATATTGGCAACTATCTCAACCAACCTTATTCTGCAATTTTCCCTAATTTAAAGGTAAAGGACAAGGCATTTATGTCTTTGATTAAGTCGGTCAACGAGGATGAATATGTCGGTTCTGTGGCTCCGATTATTGTCAACCGGGAGAAACGAGGCTATCTTTTTATATTACGTAATGCTTTAGAAGTGATTGATTTAGTTAACCAGCTGGAGAATTCCCACTACTTTGCCAAGCAATTAGTCAAGCAGAACCATGATTTTCTCAATAAAGTTCATGTTATCTATGGCCTAACTGATTTAGGGGAATATAAGGAATTAAAGAGTTATTTGCAAGACTTAATTAGTGATAAGAGCCACTTCAATCAAAATGTGCAGCTATTGATTAACAATCCCACCATAGCGGGCTATTTACTCCTAGGCGCTAATCACTATTCCACTTATCGGCAGATCACTGTGAAGGATGAAATTCCCGAAGCCCAAAATTTTAGTCAGAATAATGAATGGCTGAAAATCACCAATACGATTGAAGAAAGCTTAAACCAGCTTCAAGACACGGTGAAAATTGACATTGAACTGGAATATGTCAATGATCATTTATTGACTTCATTCTATTTATATCCTGACCAAGGTCTTTACCATAAAGTCGCTAAGGTCTTAGATCAAGTACACAATGATTTTGATAAGGTGAAAATAAATAATAAGAGAAACTACTTTGTTTTAAGCTATCAAGTGCAATATGGAGGCTAAGTGATGTATAAAGTAATGCTTGTTGAAGATGACCGCATGGTTCAAGCCATTAACAAACAATATGTCGAAAAAGTGTCAGGCTTTGAAGTAACTGCGGTGACAGAAAGTTACCAAGAGGCCCTTGATCAGTTAGCTGAGGACCATTTCGACCTTTTGTTAATTGATGATCATTTGGACGATTTCCAATCACCCGGTATGCAGCTGGTTGAATATTTGGCTACTCGTGACCAGCATCCGGGAGTAATCATGTTAACGGCTCAAAACGCCAAATCAGCCATTCAAAAGGGCTTAAATTTAGGGGTGCAGGACTATATTCTCAAACCCTTTACCTTTGAACGCTTAGAAAGTAGTTTGCTTCGGTTTAAAAAGGAAAGAGAGTTATTAAATCAAGAGGAGGAGATTGACCAAGACATCTTGGACCAATTATATGGTTATCCGGATGACTTAGGTGCCGACAACCGTTTAGCGGAGTCTGCTAATATGGAAATGAGTGATAGTATCGAAAAGGGTCTGACCTTTTCCACCATGGAAGTCATTGCCGCGTCCATCGAAAGCCAAGATTGTGAATCTTTTACTATTCCCCAAATCACTCAGAAAAGCCAACTCTCCCATGTGACGGTGCGTAAATATATCCATTATCTGGTTAAAAAGGGCTATCTGAAGACCTTCCAATACTATGGAACAACTGGGCGGCCTACTATTCATTACCAACAAGTCCACCCCTTGGATAGAAGTTTGTGAAAAGTCTCTTAAATTACTTAAAAAACTTTCATTTAATTAAATAATATTTCCTAGCTCCTCTATATAAACTAGAATTCAACTATAGAGTTTATCGATAAGTTCTTGTGAATTTTTTATTATAGAGGAGCTATTTTTATGTCGTTTGGTGAAATATTGATAGCTACCCTGACAAATATGAAGTTTATTTCGGCAATTACTTCGACGATTGGGATTATCTTGATTGGTTATATTTGCAGACGTCGTGGCATCTTTAACCAACATGTTTCTAAAGTCTTGTCAACGGTAGTTTTAAAGTTAGCGATTCCATGTATGGCCTTCAATGCCTTTATGCAAGATTTGAATGTCCAACAACTCCACCAAAGTATGAGTGTTTTGGTATGGGGCCTGTTAATTTATTTAGTTTTTATTGTTATTACCCGTCTTACTTATGCGCGTTATGAGGGGGACACCCAACTTGTTTTACGCATGTTAACGATTTTTGGCTCGACAACCTTTTTTGGGATTCCAATTGTGTCAGCGGTTTACGGGGCTGACGGGGTCATTTACGCCAATGTTTTTAACATCGGTTACCGGATCTTCTTATATTCCTATTGCTATATCTTGATGAGTGGTTTGCAATTTAAAAAGAGCAACCTCAAAAGTATCTTCCTCAATCCGACGATCTTATTTACCTTGGCGGGTTTACTGATTTGGGCTATGCAGGCTTATCTGCCCCATGTCACGGTGGAAACCCTGGCCAAGACTGGAGAAATGGTTGAGCGTCAAGCCCCAATTCTCCGCTTTGACTTAACCCTACCTTGGTTATACCAATTGATGAACTATTTATCTAAATTGGCTTCACCATTGGCCTGGTTATCAATCGGGGCAACTCTTGGTGAAAGTGAAATTACCGAAGCGGTTAAGGACAACAAGGTGTGGTACTACGCCTTTAATAAAATGCTTATTGTTCCATTGATTACTTTAGTCTGTGGGATTTTATTCACGGTGACGAACACTCTCCCAATGGATTATGCCGCAATTGGGACGACTGTAGTGATGATGGCGACTCCACCGGCCAGTGTGGCGGTCTCCTATGCGATTGGTTTTGGACGTGAAAGTAAGCTAGCCTCGAACGCCTCTTTTGTAACCACCTTAACGGCTACCCTAGCCATCCCAATTTGGCTGGTGGTAATTGAAATCTTAAAAACCAGTGGGATTATTTAAATTTTTTGAGTGAACGTGCATTAAAAATTAATAAATATGAGTAAAAAGAATAAGGAGAGATTGTAATGACTTTTAAAGTAGCTTGCTATGGGGTACGGTCGAACGAAGTGGATATTTTTAACCAATATAATAAGTATAATTATGACCTAACTTTAATTGAAGAATTATTGACTGAAGATAATATTGAAACCGCTAAAAGCCATGATGCTGTCCTACTCAGAGGAAACTGTGTGGCCAATCGGAAAAACCTGGAATTACTGAAATCCTGGGGCATTGATTTAGTTTTCACCCGGACTGTGGGAATTAACCACATCGATATGGACGCTATCCGCGACTTAGGCCAAGTGGTCGCTCGAGTACCAGGCTATTCTCCGAATGCCATTGCCGAATTAGCAGTGACCCTGGCCATGAGTTTGTTGCGTAATGTGCCTTATACTACTGAAGCGACCGCTAAGGCATACGATTTCCGTGTGAAACCTCGTATGTTTAGTCGCGAAGTGAGAAATTGTACGGTGGGAATCATTGGTTGCGGACGTATTGGCGTGACCGAAGCTAAACTCTTCCAAGGTTTAGGAGCTAGGGTGATTGGTTATGATATCTATCAATCTGATGCGGCCAAAGAAGTCGTTGAATTTAAAGACACCCAAGACGAACTCTTAAAAGAGGCTGATATTGTAAGTATTCACTCGGCCTACATTGAAGGTGAAAATGACAAGATGATTAACCGTCATTTTATCGAAACCATGAAAGATGACGCTATCTTAGTCAATACTGCCCGAGGAGAACTCCAAGACAACCAAGCCATTATCGATGCCCTTAAAGCAGATAAATTGTATGGCTTTGCGGCCGATGTGCTCCCCAATGAAGGACCAATTTTCTTCCACAACTTCGATCGTTTAGAAGATGTTCCTGATGAAACGGTTCAAGAATTGATTAAGTTATATCCAAGAGTCCTGCTAACTCCTCATGTAGGTTCCAACACCGATGAAGCAGTCAAAAACATGGTGGAATATTCCATGGATAATTTTGAAGAATACCTTACCACTGGGAAAGTTGCTAATTTGGTGGAGTAAGGGTAAGTCATACCCAAAAAGTAAAAACTCCTTCCAATGAAAATAGGCCTATGATGAAAGGAAAGTCGTCATAGGCCTTTTAAGTCGATCTGCTGTTGTTAAGTCGCTAAATATTCTCCGTCAAGAACCGGGCCGTATCAATATCTGTAATCAATTCATCAACATACTGACTCTTAATGGCGGAGAGAATACTTATATGTTTTTTTCGCCCGCCAGCGATACAGATTTTACGGTCAATTTGAGCAAAGGCCTTTTGGGAGACGCTGATGCGGCGTTCTTCTAACTCTTGAAGGATTTCTTTACCTTCTTGGTTAAGGAAAATAATGGAGGCAATATCACTCGTGGTATCACTTTCCTTGATGAGGGCTGTCTCTTTTTCGGACAGGTAGCCGGTCGAGATAATATTATTTTCTTCGTCATTAGGGTTACCGATACTGAAGATGGCGATGTTGGCTTGACTGCTTCTATCAATAGTGGCCAAGACGTTGGGGTCGTGCATGTACATGTCGGCAGCAACTTGGCTTTGGGCGAAGGCTGGGGCTAGGATGGTAGCTGACTTGGCCAGATAGTTTTCGGCAAATTGGTTGGCGATGGAATTGGAATGGCGGTTGAAGTTCTTATCTCCGTGACCGCCGATCAGGGGAGTGAAGAGCGTCTTTTTATTCAGATTGCCGTAGCAATACTTGGTCAATTCTTGTAGGGTCTTTCCCCATCCCACAGCGATCGTGTCGCCTTCTTCAAGAATAGTATTTAAATAAGAGCCAGCCATTTGGGCTAGGGATCCGCGGACGTCATGGTTATGGATATCCGTAATCATGACGTTTTTAAGTTGAAAACTTTCTTTAATGGTGCGTTCAACATGCTCGTAGTTAGGGGTGTCATTAACAACGACGGTTATAATACCCATATCACGGGCTTTTTTGAGCATACGGGAGACTTTGATGCGAGAAATGCCCACCTGGTCAGCGATTTCTTCCTGGGTCAGGTTGTGGTAGTAGTAGAGTTTAGCCACTCGAATAAGATCTTTTTTACTGTTCATGTGTTCACCTCGTGGTATATATAACAATGATACGGGAAGAAGAGAAAGAAAGGCAAGAAATTTATAAATAATTTTTTAGTGACAGAAAATTATTAATTTTTCTATGGGGTTAATGGGTGTAGAAATAAATAATTATCTCCAATGAGTAAAATGTGTTTATATTTTGCAGGAAAGTGCTTTCTGCTATAATATGATTTATCGTGAATGGTTAACTAAGGAGGTGTATTGATGGAAACCAACATAGCAGAACTGATTAAGCAAAAGTATAATCATTTGCCCAATTCACAGAGAAAAGTCGCTGATTATATTTTAAATCATGGTGGTGAGGTCATGAATCATACTTTGTCTGATTTAGCGGCTAAATCGGGAGTTAGTATTCCTAGTGTGGTTCGTTTTACGCACACCATTGGCTACTCTGGCTTCAGTGAATTTAAGAAGGCTATCTTACTAGAAACGGGTCAACAACAGAACCAAGACAATGGCTTTGAGAAAAATTCTCGTGTCAATCTCGATTTTTCGCCTAAAGATTCCTTAAGTGATGTTCCCAAGATGGTGGTGGACAAGTCTATACGAGGCATGCAGGATACCTTAAACTTGCTAGATAGGAATGATTTTGAAGAGGCCATTACAAAAATTATTTCAGCCAAACGGGTAAGTATCTATGGAATAGGAACGTCTTCCAGTGTTGCTTTAGACTTTGTCAGCCGTCTGATCCGTATCGGCATACCAGCGACTTATTATTCAGATATTCATTTACAGCAATTGGCTGTTCACTCCTACACAGAGGATGATTTATTGATCGGGATTTCTCATTCTGGAGCCACAATGGATGCCGTGGATACCCTGAAATTAGCAAAGTCAAGAGGGGTACAAACGATTGCTTTGACTAACTATAAATCCCATTTTATTAATGAATATGCTGATATTTCTCTTCTCACCGGTGATAATGAAACCTCTTTATACAGTGAGACCATGGTTTCACGTATTTCGCTTTTGACTCTGATCGATATGTTATATATTGGAATCATTTTGAGTGACTATGATCACTATACCCAACAGCTTGAACAAATTAGTCATTTCGTCGATAGTAAAAATTACTAATACGGTCTCTTTTTTTACGACTATATGTATAAATTATACAGTTAGGAGAATAGATAATAATTTTTATACCACTCCAAATGCCTTCAACACGGGCGATTGGAGTGGTTTTTATATTCTCCAAGCATAAACACTGAAAAAATAGTAAAGAAAGCGCTTTACAAATGTATGTATTAATTATACAATACAAGTGAGAAAAAGATAAAAATATACAAAAGGAGGAAATGTAATGGCGCTCAACTTATATCCAATGATTTTTGAAGATAATTATAAACATCATATTTGGGGCAATGTCAACCGCCCAGAGCACAATAAAGTTTCTGACCAAGAGGAAGGATTTTCAGAAAGTTGGGAGTTATCGACTCATCCTAACGGCCCTAGTGTGATCGCTAACGGTGACCTA
This genomic window from Aerococcus sp. Group 1 contains:
- a CDS encoding phospho-sugar glycosidase domain-containing protein, giving the protein MCRPDVSEYVVRSQCARGKITDSIEPSNQTFRNKGSITVDNNLAGRYEGEFEIIKKDLPSTPSCPFSQCDRIDYFGRYSPNPIYRQ
- a CDS encoding MurR/RpiR family transcriptional regulator, with translation MTKLSGSEAQVGRYIIEHADDVIQMNVKELARESGPSISTVVRFCQSIGTEGLFAVKNKTVFRESISC
- a CDS encoding SIS domain-containing protein, with protein sequence MINAPIIYCYGLGASHLVGEDLVQKFARVGKTILNYEDSHQLASAMGTAFKDSLFLLISYSGQTHEVIELANLAHELNIKVIVMTSSSGNNLQKQADYQLLVAQYREASLRAGAMISLLNHLFLNDILFLYFLSTTYKKLLLV
- a CDS encoding Spo0B domain-containing protein, which gives rise to MTFTLVIVTLLIMFFILTRSSKQTIVDSQADMLLKVGHEIADDPFIQSSAEDTHFSQQIIDYASAEEARFGLDYVVIMTKDSTRLTHPNRHLIGSPFQGEQDQYDALNGKSYTRTGQGPMGRSMRAFVPILNQENQVVGAVALGIMLPKLNLLFDQARHTVISSILVAFLVAGIMAIWLAYSLKNRMLGMEPEEIAQVVEERNAMFNYTDMAILITDPKGKIRFENNSAITYIGNYLNQPYSAIFPNLKVKDKAFMSLIKSVNEDEYVGSVAPIIVNREKRGYLFILRNALEVIDLVNQLENSHYFAKQLVKQNHDFLNKVHVIYGLTDLGEYKELKSYLQDLISDKSHFNQNVQLLINNPTIAGYLLLGANHYSTYRQITVKDEIPEAQNFSQNNEWLKITNTIEESLNQLQDTVKIDIELEYVNDHLLTSFYLYPDQGLYHKVAKVLDQVHNDFDKVKINNKRNYFVLSYQVQYGG
- a CDS encoding response regulator, translated to MYKVMLVEDDRMVQAINKQYVEKVSGFEVTAVTESYQEALDQLAEDHFDLLLIDDHLDDFQSPGMQLVEYLATRDQHPGVIMLTAQNAKSAIQKGLNLGVQDYILKPFTFERLESSLLRFKKERELLNQEEEIDQDILDQLYGYPDDLGADNRLAESANMEMSDSIEKGLTFSTMEVIAASIESQDCESFTIPQITQKSQLSHVTVRKYIHYLVKKGYLKTFQYYGTTGRPTIHYQQVHPLDRSL
- a CDS encoding AEC family transporter, which produces MSFGEILIATLTNMKFISAITSTIGIILIGYICRRRGIFNQHVSKVLSTVVLKLAIPCMAFNAFMQDLNVQQLHQSMSVLVWGLLIYLVFIVITRLTYARYEGDTQLVLRMLTIFGSTTFFGIPIVSAVYGADGVIYANVFNIGYRIFLYSYCYILMSGLQFKKSNLKSIFLNPTILFTLAGLLIWAMQAYLPHVTVETLAKTGEMVERQAPILRFDLTLPWLYQLMNYLSKLASPLAWLSIGATLGESEITEAVKDNKVWYYAFNKMLIVPLITLVCGILFTVTNTLPMDYAAIGTTVVMMATPPASVAVSYAIGFGRESKLASNASFVTTLTATLAIPIWLVVIEILKTSGII
- a CDS encoding NAD(P)-dependent oxidoreductase yields the protein MTFKVACYGVRSNEVDIFNQYNKYNYDLTLIEELLTEDNIETAKSHDAVLLRGNCVANRKNLELLKSWGIDLVFTRTVGINHIDMDAIRDLGQVVARVPGYSPNAIAELAVTLAMSLLRNVPYTTEATAKAYDFRVKPRMFSREVRNCTVGIIGCGRIGVTEAKLFQGLGARVIGYDIYQSDAAKEVVEFKDTQDELLKEADIVSIHSAYIEGENDKMINRHFIETMKDDAILVNTARGELQDNQAIIDALKADKLYGFAADVLPNEGPIFFHNFDRLEDVPDETVQELIKLYPRVLLTPHVGSNTDEAVKNMVEYSMDNFEEYLTTGKVANLVE
- a CDS encoding sugar-binding transcriptional regulator, with translation MNSKKDLIRVAKLYYYHNLTQEEIADQVGISRIKVSRMLKKARDMGIITVVVNDTPNYEHVERTIKESFQLKNVMITDIHNHDVRGSLAQMAGSYLNTILEEGDTIAVGWGKTLQELTKYCYGNLNKKTLFTPLIGGHGDKNFNRHSNSIANQFAENYLAKSATILAPAFAQSQVAADMYMHDPNVLATIDRSSQANIAIFSIGNPNDEENNIISTGYLSEKETALIKESDTTSDIASIIFLNQEGKEILQELEERRISVSQKAFAQIDRKICIAGGRKKHISILSAIKSQYVDELITDIDTARFLTENI
- a CDS encoding MurR/RpiR family transcriptional regulator, producing METNIAELIKQKYNHLPNSQRKVADYILNHGGEVMNHTLSDLAAKSGVSIPSVVRFTHTIGYSGFSEFKKAILLETGQQQNQDNGFEKNSRVNLDFSPKDSLSDVPKMVVDKSIRGMQDTLNLLDRNDFEEAITKIISAKRVSIYGIGTSSSVALDFVSRLIRIGIPATYYSDIHLQQLAVHSYTEDDLLIGISHSGATMDAVDTLKLAKSRGVQTIALTNYKSHFINEYADISLLTGDNETSLYSETMVSRISLLTLIDMLYIGIILSDYDHYTQQLEQISHFVDSKNY